A genome region from Chlorogloeopsis sp. ULAP01 includes the following:
- the acs gene encoding acetate--CoA ligase, whose protein sequence is MSQPTIESILQEKRLFSPSPEFSQNAHIKSLEDYQHLYNQAKANPEQFWAELAQKELHWFQKWDKVLDWQPPFAKWFVDGKINISYNCLDRHLSTWRKNKAAIIWEGEPGDSRTLTYAQLHREVCQFANVLKQLGVKKGDRVGIYMPMIPEAAIAMLACARIGAPHSVVFGGFSAEALRDRLIDAQAKLVITADGGWRKDAIVPLKEQVDKALDDGAVPTVQNVLVVQRTKQKTHMEPGRDHWWHDLQKGVSADCPAESMDSEDMLFILYTSGSTGKPKGVVHTTGGYNLYTHMTTKWIFDLQDTDVYWCTADVGWITGHSYIVYGPLSNGATTVMYEGAPRASNPGCFWDVIEKYGVTIFYTAPTAIRAFIKMGEHHPKARNLSSLRLLGTVGEPINPEAWMWYYRVIGGERCPIVDTWWQTETGGIMITPLPGAIPTKPGSATRPFPGIFADVVDLEGNPVGDNEGGYLIVRHPWPGMMRTIYGDPERFRRTYWEHIPPKDGQYVYFAGDGARQDEDGYFWVMGRVDDVINVAGHRLGTMEVESALVSHPAVAEAAVVGKPDEVKGEDIVAFVTLEGGQNPTEELSKELKQHVANEIGAIARPGEIRFTDALPKTRSGKIMRRLLRNLASGQEVSGDTSTLEDRSVLDKLREGA, encoded by the coding sequence ATGTCTCAACCAACGATAGAATCAATCCTGCAAGAAAAACGCTTATTTTCTCCCTCTCCAGAATTTTCTCAAAACGCTCATATCAAAAGCCTGGAAGATTACCAACATCTTTACAACCAAGCTAAAGCCAACCCAGAACAATTCTGGGCAGAACTAGCACAAAAGGAGTTGCATTGGTTCCAAAAATGGGACAAGGTGTTAGACTGGCAACCTCCCTTTGCAAAATGGTTTGTCGATGGCAAGATTAATATTTCTTACAACTGTCTTGACAGACACCTATCGACATGGCGCAAAAATAAAGCTGCAATTATTTGGGAGGGAGAACCAGGAGACTCCCGCACTCTCACCTATGCCCAACTACATCGAGAAGTCTGTCAGTTCGCCAATGTACTCAAACAACTAGGAGTGAAAAAGGGCGATCGCGTCGGTATTTATATGCCGATGATTCCGGAAGCAGCTATTGCCATGCTTGCTTGTGCCAGAATTGGCGCTCCTCATAGCGTGGTTTTTGGTGGTTTCAGTGCCGAAGCTTTACGAGATCGACTCATCGATGCCCAAGCAAAATTAGTTATCACTGCTGACGGTGGTTGGCGCAAAGATGCGATCGTGCCTCTTAAAGAACAAGTAGACAAAGCTTTAGATGATGGTGCAGTGCCAACCGTACAAAACGTCCTAGTGGTTCAGCGTACCAAACAAAAAACCCACATGGAACCAGGACGCGATCACTGGTGGCACGATTTGCAAAAGGGAGTTTCCGCAGATTGCCCTGCCGAATCAATGGACAGTGAAGATATGCTGTTTATTCTCTACACTTCTGGTAGCACTGGCAAACCTAAAGGTGTTGTCCATACAACTGGTGGTTATAACTTATATACTCACATGACCACTAAATGGATTTTTGACCTCCAAGATACAGACGTGTACTGGTGTACTGCCGATGTAGGCTGGATTACAGGACACAGCTATATCGTGTATGGCCCCCTTTCTAACGGTGCAACAACGGTAATGTACGAAGGTGCGCCGCGTGCTTCCAATCCTGGTTGTTTTTGGGATGTGATTGAAAAGTATGGCGTGACAATTTTTTATACTGCACCTACTGCCATTCGTGCTTTTATTAAAATGGGCGAACACCATCCCAAAGCGCGAAATTTGTCTTCTTTACGTTTGCTAGGAACAGTAGGTGAGCCGATTAACCCAGAAGCTTGGATGTGGTATTACAGGGTGATTGGTGGCGAACGTTGTCCAATTGTCGATACTTGGTGGCAAACAGAAACCGGCGGTATCATGATTACTCCACTCCCAGGGGCAATTCCTACCAAACCTGGTTCGGCAACTCGTCCTTTCCCTGGTATCTTTGCTGATGTAGTGGACTTAGAAGGCAACCCTGTCGGCGATAATGAAGGCGGTTATCTAATCGTTCGCCATCCTTGGCCTGGTATGATGCGAACAATCTACGGCGATCCAGAACGCTTCCGCCGCACCTACTGGGAACACATTCCGCCCAAAGATGGGCAGTATGTCTACTTTGCTGGTGATGGTGCCAGACAAGATGAAGATGGTTACTTCTGGGTCATGGGCCGTGTAGATGATGTAATTAATGTTGCTGGTCACCGCCTGGGTACGATGGAAGTGGAATCAGCTTTAGTTTCCCATCCAGCAGTAGCTGAAGCGGCTGTAGTAGGTAAGCCGGATGAAGTGAAAGGTGAAGATATCGTAGCTTTTGTGACGTTAGAAGGTGGTCAAAATCCTACTGAAGAATTGAGCAAAGAACTGAAACAACACGTTGCCAACGAGATAGGTGCGATCGCTCGCCCCGGTGAAATTCGTTTTACCGATGCTTTACCGAAAACGCGATCAGGTAAGATTATGCGGCGCTTACTGCGGAATTTGGCATCAGGACAAGAAGTGTCAGGCGATACTTCGACATTAGAAGATAGGAGTGTACTGGATAAGCTGCGAGAAGGAGCATAG
- a CDS encoding GNAT family N-acetyltransferase: MWLETQRLVLREFQPADWQPLAPILVNPQVMKFSLTGILSASQTQEKIESFITSYKKFGFGKWAVILKESNELIGYCGIAVEQIDNKDETEIGYRLEPNFWGKGLATEAASAAIQYGFEQLKFPYILGIVERANTASVRVLEKLGMRYERKTIFHNVEMDVYRLNCKN, from the coding sequence ATGTGGTTAGAGACACAACGACTTGTTCTGAGAGAATTTCAACCAGCAGACTGGCAGCCGCTTGCACCAATACTTGTAAATCCACAGGTAATGAAATTTTCTCTAACTGGCATTCTTTCAGCATCACAAACTCAAGAAAAAATTGAAAGCTTCATTACCTCATACAAAAAATTCGGATTTGGAAAGTGGGCTGTCATTCTGAAAGAGAGTAACGAGTTAATTGGTTACTGCGGAATAGCCGTAGAGCAGATTGATAATAAGGATGAAACAGAGATTGGATATCGACTAGAGCCAAATTTCTGGGGCAAGGGGTTAGCAACAGAAGCAGCATCGGCAGCCATTCAATACGGATTTGAGCAACTCAAGTTTCCATATATTCTGGGTATTGTGGAACGAGCAAATACAGCATCAGTGAGAGTACTTGAAAAGTTAGGGATGAGATACGAAAGAAAAACTATATTTCACAATGTTGAAATGGATGTGTATCGATTGAACTGCAAAAATTAA
- the hemE gene encoding uroporphyrinogen decarboxylase: MGISSTDPLLLRAARGEVVDRPPVWMMRQAGRYMKAYRDLREKYPSFRERSEIPEVAIEVSLQPWRAFQPDGVILFSDIVTPLPGLGIDMDIAEGKGPIIYSPIRTQEQIENLRTFEPEESLPFIKTILQALRQEVGNKSTVLGFVGAPWTLAAYAVEGKGSKTYSVIKNMAFSQPAILHQLLTKLADAIAIYVRYQIDCGAQVVQMFDSWAGQLSPQDYEIFALPYQKRVFEQVKATHPDTPLILLVSGSAGLLERMAQSGADVLTIDWTVDMADARARLGKNVKVQGNLDPGVLFGSKEFIRDRILDTVRKAGNRGYILNLGHGVLPETPEENVAFFFETAKGLNAAVV; this comes from the coding sequence ATGGGTATTTCCTCAACAGATCCCCTACTCCTGAGGGCAGCTCGTGGTGAAGTTGTAGATCGTCCGCCTGTATGGATGATGCGGCAAGCAGGACGATATATGAAAGCTTATCGAGATTTAAGGGAGAAATACCCTTCTTTTCGCGAACGCTCAGAAATACCAGAAGTTGCGATTGAAGTTTCCTTGCAGCCGTGGAGAGCTTTCCAACCAGACGGTGTGATTTTATTTTCTGACATCGTTACGCCACTACCTGGTTTAGGCATTGATATGGACATTGCTGAAGGCAAGGGGCCAATAATTTATTCTCCCATCCGCACGCAGGAACAAATTGAGAATCTGCGTACCTTTGAACCAGAAGAATCTTTGCCGTTTATCAAAACCATTTTGCAGGCTTTACGCCAAGAAGTAGGCAACAAATCAACGGTATTGGGATTTGTAGGTGCGCCGTGGACATTAGCAGCTTATGCTGTAGAAGGAAAAGGTTCTAAAACCTATTCTGTGATCAAAAATATGGCGTTTTCGCAGCCAGCAATACTGCATCAATTGTTAACCAAACTAGCAGATGCGATCGCTATTTACGTCCGCTACCAAATTGACTGTGGCGCTCAAGTTGTACAAATGTTTGACTCTTGGGCAGGGCAGTTGAGTCCTCAAGATTATGAGATTTTTGCTCTGCCCTATCAAAAGCGGGTGTTTGAACAAGTCAAAGCCACTCATCCCGATACACCCTTAATTTTGCTAGTTAGCGGTAGCGCAGGTTTGCTGGAAAGAATGGCACAATCAGGTGCAGATGTGCTTACTATAGACTGGACAGTCGATATGGCAGATGCACGAGCAAGATTGGGCAAAAACGTGAAAGTGCAAGGAAATCTCGATCCTGGTGTACTCTTCGGTTCCAAAGAATTTATTCGCGATCGCATTCTAGATACAGTTCGCAAAGCTGGTAATAGAGGATACATTCTCAATCTTGGACATGGTGTTCTCCCAGAAACTCCAGAAGAAAATGTCGCTTTCTTCTTTGAAACCGCTAAAGGACTAAATGCCGCAGTTGTTTGA
- a CDS encoding NAD(P)-dependent oxidoreductase produces the protein MNQKRILVTGASGCIGHYISEALIQETNHELYLLVRNPQKLQVDTQVRPGITILQGDMQEIDKFADLLKTIDVAVLTATAWGGAATFDINVIKTLELLSYLDPDRCEQVIYFSTASVLDYNSQPLKEAGEIGTDYISSKYECLMRLSKLAIAPKVTEVFPTLVLGGDSNKPYSHSTSGIPEIAKYINIIRFLQADGSFHFIHGRDIATVVRYLIDNPPKENEPRKLVLGQAQLTVNQAVEEVCAYLGKRVYFRIPLSLSLANLIIAVFNIRMAAWDRFCMNYRHFTYQSVINPASFGLPNYCATISDVLKISGVEGVK, from the coding sequence ATGAACCAAAAACGCATTTTAGTCACTGGTGCTAGTGGCTGTATTGGACACTACATCAGTGAAGCTTTGATTCAAGAAACGAATCACGAGTTATATTTACTGGTTAGAAATCCTCAAAAACTACAAGTTGATACTCAAGTACGTCCTGGTATTACCATCTTGCAAGGTGATATGCAGGAAATTGACAAGTTTGCCGACTTGTTGAAAACAATAGACGTTGCTGTACTAACAGCAACAGCATGGGGTGGTGCAGCTACATTTGATATTAACGTCATTAAAACATTAGAGTTATTAAGTTATCTAGATCCGGATCGGTGCGAACAAGTTATTTATTTTTCTACCGCTAGTGTCTTAGACTATAACAGTCAACCACTCAAAGAAGCAGGAGAAATCGGAACAGATTATATTAGTTCGAAGTATGAGTGTTTGATGCGCTTATCAAAATTAGCGATCGCACCTAAAGTGACTGAAGTTTTCCCCACTTTAGTCTTGGGTGGTGACAGCAATAAACCCTATTCCCACTCCACCTCAGGCATTCCCGAAATCGCAAAATACATAAACATAATTCGCTTTTTGCAAGCAGACGGTAGTTTTCACTTTATTCACGGCAGAGATATTGCTACTGTTGTGCGATATTTAATTGACAATCCTCCCAAAGAAAATGAACCACGCAAGTTGGTTTTAGGGCAAGCGCAGTTAACAGTCAATCAAGCGGTTGAAGAAGTTTGCGCTTATCTCGGTAAAAGAGTTTATTTTCGTATACCTTTGTCTTTATCGTTAGCAAATTTAATCATTGCCGTATTTAATATCCGCATGGCAGCTTGGGATAGATTTTGCATGAACTATCGACATTTTACCTATCAAAGTGTCATCAATCCCGCCAGCTTTGGATTACCTAATTACTGTGCCACCATCAGTGATGTTTTGAAGATAAGTGGTGTTGAGGGTGTTAAATAG
- a CDS encoding FAD-dependent oxidoreductase, with the protein MSQLPGKAISYWIASTPHTSNFPSLTNEISVDVAIVGGGIAGITAAILLKRAGKTVAVLDAQQIATGVSGHTTAKVTSLHQLIYAQLIKEAGEEKAQIYADSNQIAIERVAQFVEEENIDCDFSRTSAYTFAETTETLDDVRSEVEAAVKLGLPASFVTETSLPFAIAGAVKFDNQAQFHARKYLLHLAKLIDGNGSYVFENTRVRNVEEGTPCQVITATGVIKAKDVIIATNAPILDQGLFFAKNYPKRSYIIAARIDPNQAPEGMYIGTGNDYQSIRTTPAPDGGLLLLIGGGGHKVGTVTNTEERYLQLEAYARSRFGVEQFEYRWSTQDMVSFDQLPYIGKVTPFNNHLYVATGFSLWGMSKGTLAGMLLSDLVLGVDNPWLKLYNSTRATPFVTVESLKNNLEVGFHWVGDRLKGLERSSLADVAPGEGKLLTINGHKIAAYRDEEGKIHAVSATCTHLGCIVNWNNAEKSWDCPCHGGRFSCDGKVLHGPPVKNLKRYKS; encoded by the coding sequence ATGTCTCAACTCCCCGGAAAAGCAATCTCTTATTGGATTGCTTCAACTCCTCACACATCAAATTTTCCATCTCTGACAAATGAGATATCAGTTGATGTCGCAATTGTAGGAGGAGGAATTGCCGGAATTACGGCTGCGATACTCCTCAAACGCGCTGGAAAGACTGTTGCAGTGCTTGATGCCCAGCAAATTGCAACAGGTGTCAGTGGGCATACAACAGCTAAGGTAACTTCACTTCATCAGCTAATTTATGCTCAGTTAATTAAGGAAGCTGGTGAAGAAAAGGCGCAGATTTATGCAGATTCTAATCAAATTGCAATCGAAAGAGTTGCACAGTTTGTAGAAGAAGAAAATATTGATTGCGATTTCAGTCGCACAAGTGCTTATACATTTGCAGAAACAACAGAAACATTAGATGATGTGCGCTCAGAAGTTGAAGCAGCAGTTAAGTTAGGATTACCTGCTTCGTTTGTAACAGAAACTTCTTTGCCATTTGCGATCGCAGGAGCAGTAAAATTTGACAATCAAGCTCAATTTCATGCTCGTAAATATTTGCTACATCTTGCCAAGCTCATTGATGGTAATGGCAGTTATGTGTTTGAAAATACGCGTGTACGGAACGTCGAAGAAGGAACTCCTTGTCAGGTAATAACAGCTACTGGAGTTATCAAAGCAAAAGATGTAATTATTGCTACCAATGCGCCTATTTTAGATCAAGGATTATTTTTTGCTAAAAATTATCCCAAACGTTCCTATATTATTGCTGCCCGCATTGATCCAAATCAGGCTCCGGAAGGAATGTACATTGGTACAGGTAATGATTATCAGTCGATTCGAACAACTCCTGCTCCAGATGGAGGATTGCTGTTATTGATAGGTGGTGGAGGACATAAAGTTGGTACTGTTACTAATACAGAGGAGCGTTACCTCCAGTTAGAAGCTTACGCTCGTTCCCGTTTTGGAGTAGAACAATTTGAGTACCGTTGGTCTACACAGGATATGGTTTCCTTCGATCAGCTGCCCTATATTGGTAAAGTAACTCCCTTTAACAATCATTTATACGTGGCAACTGGTTTTAGTCTTTGGGGTATGAGCAAAGGCACACTGGCAGGAATGCTGCTTTCTGATTTAGTTTTGGGAGTTGATAATCCTTGGCTCAAGCTCTACAACTCTACCCGTGCTACTCCGTTTGTAACTGTCGAATCTCTCAAGAACAATCTAGAAGTAGGATTTCATTGGGTAGGCGATCGCCTCAAAGGACTTGAGCGTTCTTCTTTGGCTGATGTTGCTCCAGGTGAAGGAAAGTTACTCACTATTAATGGTCACAAAATTGCTGCCTACCGAGACGAAGAAGGAAAAATTCATGCAGTATCAGCAACTTGTACCCATTTAGGCTGTATTGTTAATTGGAACAATGCAGAGAAAAGCTGGGATTGTCCTTGTCACGGAGGGCGTTTTAGCTGTGATGGTAAAGTATTACACGGCCCCCCAGTAAAAAACCTCAAACGTTACAAATCCTAG